The following proteins are encoded in a genomic region of Cryptomeria japonica chromosome 11, Sugi_1.0, whole genome shotgun sequence:
- the LOC131077743 gene encoding nod factor hydrolase protein 1-like: MKNSQYMMPIVFLAACLLFCSAEAASCASSNVKAAYWPSYTVSFMPPASINTALYSHIFYAFAGMNDQTFQVEEQETMGEFTTTVQQKNPSVKTLISIGGGGSNSTAFALMASNPIRRAVFIKSAIALARCHAFHGIDLDWEFPSNTREMENLGKLFSEWRHSINLESRSSGRPPLLLTAAVYFAQIFFLWGELRSYPAASIAKNLDWVNVMAFDYHGSGDTSATGAPAALYDRTSNVSTSYGISSWVDSGLPQEKIVMGMPLYGKSWVLKSQNQTGIGAPAVAAGPKQNLSDESGTMFFSEITDFIRDNHATEVFDMESGSAYCYIGELWVGYDNQDSVAAKVRFAKQKGLLGYFFWAISQDSNWILSTTASQSWDKNKMSENIKAKYDVCVFSGNLLFFQFFVFVLKNGIPTVLNLCLIVYVAIAMALWVHKGHCFMKNSELWQFLLQKTIALEIFKKESEFYSTPRDKSSGKGGFFLFFKLRVLHSIVYAKGKIGSCKKFNNKEGLCSYKGCVEVEQNIEL; this comes from the exons ATGAAGAACTCGCAATACATGATGCCAATTGTATTTCTGGCAGCATGTTTACTCTTCTGTTCAGCAGAGGCAGCAAGTTGTGCTTCATCAAATGTTAAGGCTGCGTATTGGCCGTCTTATACGGTCTCATTCATGCCTCCCGCCTCCATCAACACAGCTCTCTACTCTCACATCTTCTACGCCTTTGCAGGTATGAATGACCAAACATTCCAGGTGGAGGAGCAGGAAACGATGGGCGAATTCACCACAACAGTGCAGCAGAAAAATCCAAGCGTAAAAACGCTCATCTCCATCGGAGGCGGAGGATCCAACTCGACTGCCTTTGCTCTCATGGCAAGCAATCCGATTCGGCGTGCAGTCTTCATAAAATCAGCCATCGCCCTAGCCAGATGCCACGCTTTCCACGGCATCGACCTCGATTGGGAGTTTCCCAGCAACACTAGGGAAATGGAGAATTTAGGCAAATTGTTTTCCGAGTGGAGGCACAGCATAAATTTGGAGAGCAGATCGTCGGGCAGGCCTCCTCTTCTCCTGACCGCAGCCGTGTATTTTGCGCAGATATTTTTCTTATGGGGTGAGCTCAGAAGCTACCCGGCGGCTTCCATTGCCAAAAACCTCGACTGGGTAAATGTGATGGCCTTTGATTATCACGGTTCAGGGGACACTTCAGCCACGGGAGCCCCCGCAGCGCTTTATGATCGCACCTCCAACGTTTCCACCAGCTATGGGATTTCATCTTGGGTGGACTCCGGACTGCCACAGGAAAAAATTGTAATGGGGATGCCGCTTTACGGGAAATCTTGGGTCCTCAAGTCGCAAAACCAGACGGGCATAGGAGCTCCCGCTGTGGCGGCTGGTCCCAAGCAAAATCTCAGCGACGAAAGTGGTACTATGTTCTTCTCGGAGATCACAGACTTCATACGGGACAACCATGCAACCGAGGTGTTTGATATGGAAAGTGGCTCAGCTTACTGCTACATTGGGGAGTTATGGGTGGGTTATGATAACCAGGACTCGGTTGCTGCCAAGGTTAGATTCGCTAAGCAAAAGGGCCTTTTGGGATACTTCTTCTGGGCCATTAGCCAAGACAGTAACTGGATATTGTCCACCACAG CTTCTCAGTCGTGGGACAA AAATAAAATGTCAGAGAATATAAAAGCTAAGTATGACGTCTGCGTATTTTCTGGCAACTTGCTATTCtttcagttttttgtttttgttttgaagaaCGGAATACCTACTGTTCTTAACCTGTGCTTAATAGTTTATGTTGCAATTGCCATGGCTCTTTGGGTGCATAAAGGCCATTGTTTTATGAAGAATTCAGAACTTTGGCAGTTTCTATTGCAGAAAACTATTGCTCTTGAAATATTTAAGAAAGAATCAGAGTTTTATAGCACACCAAGGGATAAAAGTTCTGGCAAAggtggtttttttcttttttttaaactaCGAGTCCTTCATTCAATTGTTTATGCTAAGGGAAAAATTGGTTCTTGTAAAAAATTTAATAACAAAGAAGGGCTTTGCTCTTATAAAGGATGTGTCGAAGTAGAGCAAAATATCGAGCTTTAA
- the LOC131077736 gene encoding class V chitinase CHIT5b-like has translation MKNLQYVMPLVFLALCLLFCSAEAQGGCASSIVQAAYWPSSTASFMPPASINASLYSHIYYAFAEMNDQTFQLEEQLMMGEFTTTVQQKNPCVNTLISIGGGGSNSTAFALMATNPIRRVVFIKSAIALARRHAFYGLDLDWEFPGNSTEMENLGESFSEWRQAIDSESRSSGRPPLLLSAAVYFAQRFFLWGEHRRYPSASIAENLDWVNVMAFDYHGSRDTSATGAPAALYDRSSNVSTSYGISIWVDSGLPPRKVVMGMPLYGRSWVLKSLN, from the coding sequence ATGAAGAACTTGCAATACGTGATGCCACTTGTATTTCTGGCACTATGTTTACTCTTCTGTTCAGCAGAGGCACAAGGAGGTTGTGCTTCCTCAATTGTTCAGGCTGCGTATTGGCCGTCTTCCACCGCCTCATTCATGCCGCCCGCTTCCATCAACGCATCCCTCTACTCTCACATCTATTACGCCTTTGCAGAAATGAATGACCAAACATTCCAGCTGGAGGAGCAGCTAATGATGGGTGAATTCACCACAACAGTGCAGCAGAAAAACCCGTGCGTAAATACGCTCATCTCCATCGGAGGCGGGGGATCCAACTCCACTGCCTTTGCTCTCATGGCAACCAATCCCATCCGGCGTGTAGTCTTCATAAAATCAGCCATCGCTCTCGCCAGACGCCACGCCTTCTACGGCCTCGACCTCGATTGGGAGTTTCCCGGCAACTCTACGGAAATGGAGAATTTGGGTGAATCGTTCTCCGAGTGGAGACAGGCCATAGATTCAGAGAGCAGATCGTCGGGCCGCCCTCCGCTTCTCCTGAGCGCAGCAGTGTATTTTGCGCAGAGATTCTTCTTATGGGGCGAGCACAGAAGGTACCCATCGGCCTCCATTGCCGAAAACCTCGACTGGGTAAATGTGATGGCCTTTGATTATCACGGGTCAAGGGACACTTCTGCGACCGGAGCCCCCGCAGCGCTTTATGACCGTAGCTCTAACGTTTCGACCAGCTATGGGATTTCAATCTGGGTCGACTCCGGATTGCCGCCGCGTAAAGTTGTAATGGGGATGCCGCTTTACGGGCGTTCGTGGGTGCTCAAGTCGCTAAACTAG